The genomic stretch GCGGGCAGCGCTTACCCAGGCGGCCGCCGAACGCATCCTGATCCTCGATGGCGCCATGGGCACCATGATTCAGCAGCTGAAGCTCGATGAAGCCGCCTATCGCGGCGAGCGCTTCAAGGACTGGCACAAGGATGTGCGGGGCAATAACGACCTGCTCAACCTGACGCAGCCCGATGCGATCCGCGCCATCCACCTGCAATACTACCTGGCGGGCGCCGACATGGTGGAGACCAATACGTTCTCCTCCACCGACATCGTCATGGCCGATTACGGCATGCAGGCGCTGGCCTACGAGCTGAATGTCGCCGGCGCCCGGCTGGCGCGCGAAGCGGCGCAGCAGGCGTTCGACATCGACGGCAAGCGGCGCTTCGTGGCCGGTGCCCTCGGCCCTTTGAACAAGACTGCCTCGATGTCCACCGACGTGAACTCGCCGGGACACCGGGCAATTACCTTCGACGAGATCGTCAAGGGCTATGGCGAGCAGATCAACGGGCTGATCGACGGCGGCGCGGATCTCCTGCTGTTCGAGACCATCACCGACACGCTCAACACCAAGGCCGGCATCTTCGCCGCCCAGCGCATCTTCGAGGAGCGCGGCTACGAACTGCCGGTGATGATCTCCGGCACCATCACCGACCTCTCGGGGCGCACCCTCAGCGGCCAGACGCCGACGGCGTTCTGGTATTCGGTGCGCCACGCCAAGCCCTTCACCATCGGGCTCAACTGCGCGCTCGGCGCCAACGCCATGCGCGCCCACATCAACGAGCTCAGCGATGTCGCCGACACGCTGATCTGCGCCTATCCGAACGCAGGGCTCCCCAACGAGTTCGGCGGCTACGACGAGACGCCCGAATTCATGGCGCGGCAGCTCGAGGGCTTTGCCCGTGATGGCTTCCTCAACATCGTCGGGGGCTGCTGCGGCTCGACGCCCGACCACATCCGGGCGATCAAGGAAGCGGTCGGAAAGTACAAGCCGCGCAAGATCCCCGAGGTGCCGACCTTCCTGAGGCTCAGCGGCCTCGAGCCGTTCACGCTCACCGAGGATATCCCGTTCGTCAACATCGGCGAGCGCACCAATGTCACCGGCTCCGCCCGGTTCCGCAAGCTCATCACCGCCGGCGACTATACCGCAGCGCTCGACGTGGCCCGCGACCAGGTGCAGAACGGCGCGCAGGTGATCGACATCAACGTCGACGAGGGCCTGCTCGACAGCCAGAAAGTGATGGTCGAGTTCCTGAACCTGCTTGCCGCCGAGCCCGATATCGCCCGCGTGCCGCTGATGATCGACTCTTCGAAGTTCGAGGTGATCGAAGCCGGGCTCAAATGCGTGCAGGGCAAGGCGCTGGTCAACTCGATCTCGATGAAGGAAGGCGTCGACAAGTTCCTCGAGACCGCCCGGCTGGTGCGCGCCTATGGCGCTGCCGTGGTGGTGATGGCGTTCGACGAGCAGGGCCAAGCCGACAGCTATGAGCGCAAGGTCGAGATCTGTTCGAAGGCCTACAAGCTGCTGACCGAGGAAGTCGGCTTCCCGCCCGAGGACATCGTCTTCGATCCCAACATCTTCGCCATCGCCACTGGCATCGAAGAGCATGTCGGCTATGGCATCGCCTTCATCGAAGCGACGAGGACTATCCGGCAAACCCTTCCCCATGCACACATTTCCGGCGGCGTGAGCAACCTCAGCTTCTCGTTCCGCGGCAACGAGCCGGTGCGCGAGGCGATGCACTCGGTGTTCCTCTATCACGCCATTCAGGCGGGGATGGACATGGGCATCGTCAATGCCGGCCAGCTGGCGGTCTACGATACGCTGGAGCCGACGCTGCGTGAGGCCTGCGAGGACGTGATCTTCAACCGCCGGGCCGATGCGACCGAGCGGCTGCTGGAGATTGCCGAACGCTTCAAGGGGCAGGCCGGCGGCGAGCAGAAGGCCAAGGACCTGACCTGGCGGACCAAGCCCGTAGCCGAGCGCATTTCGCACGCGCTGGTCAACGGCATCACCGAGTTCATCGACGAGGATACTGAGGAAGCCCGGCTGGCCTCCGAGCGCCCGCTGCACGTCATCGAAGGTCCGCTGATGGCCGGGATGAGCGTGGTGGGAGACCTGTTCGGTTCGGGAAAAATGTTCCTGCCGCAGGTGGTGAAATCCGCCCGTGTGATGAAGCAGGCCGTGGCCCATCTCCTCCCCTACATGGAGGCGGAGAAGGAAGCCAATGGCGAGGCGGTTGGCCGCAAGAGCGCCGGCAAGGTGCTGATGGCGACGGTGAAGGGCGATGTGCACGACATCGGCAAGAACATCGTCGGCGTGGTCCTCAGCTGCAACAACTACGAGATCATCGACCTCGGCGTGATGGTGCCGACCGCCAAGATCCTCGAAGTGGCGAAGGCCGAGAAGGTCGACGTCATCGGGCTCTCGGGCCTCATCACCCCGTCGCTCGACGAGATGGTGCACGTCGCCTCCGAGATGGAGCGCGAGGGCTTCCACGTGCCGCTGCTGATCGGCGGGGCGACCACCTCTCGCGTCCACACGGCGGTGAAGATCCACCCGCAATATCATGGCGGCCCGACGGTGCACGTGCATGACGCCAGTCGCGCCGTTGGCGTGGTCTCGTCGTTGCTCAGCGACGAGCAGCGCCCGGCCTATGTCGCGGACGTCAGGGCCGAGTACGAGCGGCTGGCCGAGAAGCACCGCCAGAGCGAAGCGGAAAAGCAGCGCACCTCGCTCGCCACTGCCCGCGCCAACCGCTTCCAGCCCAAATGGGAGGGCTACGTGCCGCCCAGGCCGAGCTTCCTCGGCACGCGCGTGTTCGAGAACTACGACCTCGCCGAGATCGCCCGCTACATCGACTGGACGCCGTTCTTCCAGGCCTGGGAACTGAAGGGCCGCTTCCCGGCGCTGCTCGACGATCCCGACCAGGGGCCGGCGGCGCGCCAGCTCTGGGACGATGCCCAGAAGATGTTGAAGGACGTGATCCAGAAGAACTGGTTCCGCCCCAAGGCGGTGATCGGCTTCTGGCATGCCAATCAGGTCGGCGACGATATCCGGCTCTACACCGACGCGGACCGCAAGGACCAGCTGGCGACCTTCTTCACCCTGCGCCAGCAGCTCAGCAAGACCGGCGGCAAGCCGCACATGGCGCTGGCCGATTTCGTCGCGCCCGAAGGCATCCCGGATTATCTCGGCGGCTTCGTGGTCACGGCCGGGCTCGAAGAGAACCTCATTGCCGACCGCTTCGAGCGGCGCAATGACGACTACTCCTCGATCCTCATCAAGGCGTTGGCCGACCGTTTCGCCGAGGCCTTCGCCGAATTGATGCACGAGCGGGTGCGCAAGGAGTTTTGGGGCTATGGCGCCGCCGAAACCTTCGCACCCAACGAGCTGGTGGGCGAACCCTATCAGGGCATCCGTCCGGCGCCCGGCTATCCGGCCCAGCCCGACCACACCGAAAAAACCACGCTGTTCCACCTGCTCAACGCCAAGCAGCGCATCGGGGTGGAGCTCACCGAGAGCTACGCCATGTGGCCGGGCTCGTCGGTCTCCGGCATCTATCTCAGCCACCCCGAAAGCTTCTATTTCGGCGTCGCCAAGGTGGAGCGGGACCAGGTCGAGGACTATGCGCGCCGCAAGGGCATGGCGATCCGCGAAGTCGAGCGCTGGCTCGGGCCCATCCTCAACTACACGCCGAGCGCGGACAAGGAGGGGGCATGACGCACAGTCCTGCCGCGAGCAAGGCCCCCTCACCCGACGCTGCGCGTCGACCTCTCCCCCAAGGGAGAGGTGAGGCGTGGGCGAAATCGTGCCACATGGTCACCTCTCCCTTTGGGGGAGAGGTCGGCCGTAGGCCGGGTGAGGGGGCCTTTGCCGGATGACCTCCCCTGCCCCATTCGCCCGCCGCGCCACCTCGGTGCCGGTGACCGTGGTCACCGACAAGGCGGCGCTCGGCCGCTTCGGCGGCCGGGATACGGCTCTGCTGCATCTCGACCCGCCGCTGCATGCCCATGAGCCGGGCACCGAGTGCATCGCCTGCGAAAGCCGCGGCAATGTGCGGGTGCTGCTGTTCGAACTCCAGGAGAAGGTGCGGCTCGGCATGGCCGAACCCTTCCTGCGTGTGGTTGTCGATGCCACCGACGTCGATGACCGTGCCGCCGTTGCCGATGCCATCGTTCCGGGCAAACTGCCGGCCTTCGGGCTCCGCGATTTCACTGTGGCTCGCAACTTTCATCTGGCGGAGGTGGTGTGATGGCGGCGCTCGACCTGTTCATCCGTCCGCAGACCAATGACGTCCATCCGCTGAGCCGCGCTGGGCTGCTCGCCCTCGATGCCGCCCAGCGCGCGAGCCGGCTCGAGGAGCAACAGGAGGCGATCCGCTCCCGCCTTGCGGCGACGAGCGCAAGCGAGTGGCATGACCAGGTCGGCATGATCGTCGCCGAGTTCCGCCGCGCCGGGCATGCGCTGCAGCGCGATGGCGATACGCATACCTGGATGGGCAAGGCCGGCCTCGCGGTCAGCTTCTGTAAATCCGGCAACACCGTAATCGGCTGGCAAGCCCAATTACTGCAAACCTCAGTATTGCTTGCAGCACGGCCTCACCGCGCTAAGCTGAGGCTCACGCCATTTCTTGGCGTGAGCGCTTGAGGGGGGCGCAGCGATGGCAGAGCAACAGGATCCGTTCTCGATCAACGTCGGCAGCAAGCTGCTGTTCGGCGCCATCATGCTGATGGGACTTGGCGTCATCGGCGCCATTCTCGGGCCGCTGCTGACCGCTTTCAGCCCAAACGCCACCCCCGGAGCAATCGGCGGCGCCGTCGGCCCAGGCATCATGCTGCTGCTCGCCGGCGTGGTGCTCGGCATTATCGCCGGGATTTTCCTCGGCTACGCCAACGGCAAGTACCCGCCCTCCGAACGCCGCTAGTGTGCGTGCTCGCTGCGGCACTCACCGTGATCGGCCAGCACTTCGATGATCCGGCAATCGCAGATCCGGCCGTGCCCGCATTCCTCGACCATGCGGTTGAGTTCGCCGCGCAGCGCCGTGAGGCTGGCAATGCGGCGGTCGATTTCTGTCAGGTGGTTGCGGGCGATGCTGTCCGCCTGATGGCATGAGGCCTGCGGCGAGGCGGCCATCTCCAACAGTTCGCGGATATCCTCGACCTCGAAACCGAGTTCGCGCGAGTGGCGAATGAAGTTGAGCCGTTCCACCTCGGCTTTGCCGTAGCGGCGCTGGTTGCCTTCGGTGCGCGGCGGCGATGGCAGCAGACCGATCTGCTCGTAAAAGCGGATGGTCGGCACCTTGACGCCGGTCCGTCTCGAGAGTTCGCCGATCGGCAGATTCATCGTCTTGGCCTCTTGATCCTCTAGTCGCTAGAGGTCCTAGATGTATGCGGACATGATGAAGAATCCAAGGAGCGCCGCATGTCCGAGGCCGCAGAAAAGCTGAAATTCCGTGTCGGCGGCATGGATTGCGCTGCGTGCGTGACCAAGATCGAGAACGCTGTCAGCCGATTGCCTGGCGTCGGCGAGGTCGGTGTTTCACTCCCCACCGGCACCATGACGGTGACCCGCAGCGGCGAGATCGCCAAGGGCGCGATCGAACGACAGGTGAAGGCGCTGGGATACCAGATCGCCCCCGCCAAGTCTGCAGTATCTCTCGCGGCGGCGCACCATCACGCTGACCACGATCATCGCCGTGATCACGACCACGATCACGCGGAGCATAGCCACGATCATCACGAGCACGCCGGGCATGGCGAGGTCATCGATGGCCCCTGGTGGA from Devosia sp. A16 encodes the following:
- the metH gene encoding methionine synthase, which translates into the protein MPNGEEVRAALTQAAAERILILDGAMGTMIQQLKLDEAAYRGERFKDWHKDVRGNNDLLNLTQPDAIRAIHLQYYLAGADMVETNTFSSTDIVMADYGMQALAYELNVAGARLAREAAQQAFDIDGKRRFVAGALGPLNKTASMSTDVNSPGHRAITFDEIVKGYGEQINGLIDGGADLLLFETITDTLNTKAGIFAAQRIFEERGYELPVMISGTITDLSGRTLSGQTPTAFWYSVRHAKPFTIGLNCALGANAMRAHINELSDVADTLICAYPNAGLPNEFGGYDETPEFMARQLEGFARDGFLNIVGGCCGSTPDHIRAIKEAVGKYKPRKIPEVPTFLRLSGLEPFTLTEDIPFVNIGERTNVTGSARFRKLITAGDYTAALDVARDQVQNGAQVIDINVDEGLLDSQKVMVEFLNLLAAEPDIARVPLMIDSSKFEVIEAGLKCVQGKALVNSISMKEGVDKFLETARLVRAYGAAVVVMAFDEQGQADSYERKVEICSKAYKLLTEEVGFPPEDIVFDPNIFAIATGIEEHVGYGIAFIEATRTIRQTLPHAHISGGVSNLSFSFRGNEPVREAMHSVFLYHAIQAGMDMGIVNAGQLAVYDTLEPTLREACEDVIFNRRADATERLLEIAERFKGQAGGEQKAKDLTWRTKPVAERISHALVNGITEFIDEDTEEARLASERPLHVIEGPLMAGMSVVGDLFGSGKMFLPQVVKSARVMKQAVAHLLPYMEAEKEANGEAVGRKSAGKVLMATVKGDVHDIGKNIVGVVLSCNNYEIIDLGVMVPTAKILEVAKAEKVDVIGLSGLITPSLDEMVHVASEMEREGFHVPLLIGGATTSRVHTAVKIHPQYHGGPTVHVHDASRAVGVVSSLLSDEQRPAYVADVRAEYERLAEKHRQSEAEKQRTSLATARANRFQPKWEGYVPPRPSFLGTRVFENYDLAEIARYIDWTPFFQAWELKGRFPALLDDPDQGPAARQLWDDAQKMLKDVIQKNWFRPKAVIGFWHANQVGDDIRLYTDADRKDQLATFFTLRQQLSKTGGKPHMALADFVAPEGIPDYLGGFVVTAGLEENLIADRFERRNDDYSSILIKALADRFAEAFAELMHERVRKEFWGYGAAETFAPNELVGEPYQGIRPAPGYPAQPDHTEKTTLFHLLNAKQRIGVELTESYAMWPGSSVSGIYLSHPESFYFGVAKVERDQVEDYARRKGMAIREVERWLGPILNYTPSADKEGA
- a CDS encoding MerR family transcriptional regulator, which translates into the protein MNLPIGELSRRTGVKVPTIRFYEQIGLLPSPPRTEGNQRRYGKAEVERLNFIRHSRELGFEVEDIRELLEMAASPQASCHQADSIARNHLTEIDRRIASLTALRGELNRMVEECGHGRICDCRIIEVLADHGECRSEHAH